In a genomic window of Rhodobacter sp. 24-YEA-8:
- a CDS encoding RNA polymerase sigma factor, translated as MMRHGERSLPQSEAASDRAVQVQAGETGVGESRAGTHAAGLAVQVPGPAPISDTDPLVEKARAGDAGAFELLLSRHYTFIFRVACRWTGNRADAEDVTQTVCMRLGTTIRSFDGRASFQGWLYRVTLNAVRDQQRASARRGRLVAAASLLTDDFSKGDQEDALHVADIWRAVRALPEKQRDAILLVHGEGLAQAEAARIMGCKEVTVSWHIHQARKALRGVL; from the coding sequence ATGATGCGTCACGGCGAGAGGTCTTTGCCCCAAAGCGAGGCCGCAAGCGACAGGGCCGTTCAGGTCCAGGCTGGCGAAACAGGGGTCGGCGAGAGCCGGGCCGGGACACATGCTGCCGGTCTGGCTGTACAGGTGCCGGGACCCGCCCCGATCTCAGACACCGATCCTCTGGTCGAAAAGGCGCGCGCCGGTGATGCCGGTGCTTTCGAACTGCTGTTGTCGCGCCATTACACCTTTATCTTCCGCGTTGCCTGCCGCTGGACCGGCAATCGCGCCGATGCCGAAGATGTGACGCAGACCGTCTGCATGCGGCTTGGCACGACGATCCGCAGCTTTGACGGCCGCGCCTCCTTCCAGGGCTGGCTTTACCGGGTGACGCTCAATGCGGTGCGCGACCAGCAGCGTGCCAGCGCAAGGCGGGGCCGTCTGGTGGCGGCGGCATCGCTTCTGACCGATGATTTCAGCAAAGGCGATCAGGAGGACGCGCTGCATGTCGCCGATATCTGGCGAGCAGTGCGGGCCTTGCCCGAAAAACAACGCGATGCGATCCTGCTGGTGCATGGCGAGGGCCTTGCCCAGGCAGAAGCCGCCCGCATTATGGGCTGCAAAGAGGTGACGGTGTCCTGGCATATCCACCAGGCCCGCAAAGCGCTGAGGGGAGTGTTGTGA
- a CDS encoding hydrogen peroxide-inducible genes activator — translation MPTLQQLRYLVAVADQLNFSRAAELCNVAQPTLSMQLRALEERLGAQLVERSRARVSLTPIGRDVARRARDVIDSIEDIREVARRGDPDAPQASLRIGVVQTVGAYVLSVAMPDLRAAWPEMRVNVREERTETLIRQLLEGTFDVILLGEELRREDVEQAPLITEPLLAVMPADHRLAGQSEIAPPDLAGETVLGFDGGPALRRAATRLCAWTGARLARDYEGTTLDTLRQMVAAGMGISLLPALYIRSEVLREQLVVARPLAEAVLTRNITMVWRRDAPRRQSYTAIAARFRESLSPWHSG, via the coding sequence ATGCCCACGCTCCAACAGCTCAGATATCTTGTCGCCGTCGCGGACCAGCTGAATTTCAGCCGCGCGGCCGAGCTGTGCAATGTGGCGCAACCAACGCTGTCGATGCAGCTGCGGGCGCTGGAGGAGCGCCTTGGCGCGCAGCTGGTCGAGCGCAGCCGCGCCCGGGTCAGCCTGACGCCCATTGGCCGCGATGTGGCGCGTCGTGCACGAGATGTGATCGACAGTATCGAGGATATCCGCGAGGTCGCGCGCAGGGGGGATCCCGACGCGCCCCAGGCCTCGCTCCGGATCGGGGTGGTGCAGACGGTCGGAGCCTATGTGCTTTCGGTCGCGATGCCCGATCTGCGCGCCGCCTGGCCCGAAATGCGGGTCAATGTGCGCGAGGAGCGAACGGAAACCCTGATCCGTCAGCTGCTTGAGGGAACGTTTGACGTGATCCTGCTGGGCGAGGAGCTGCGGCGCGAGGATGTGGAACAGGCGCCGCTGATCACCGAACCCTTGCTGGCAGTGATGCCGGCAGATCACCGCCTCGCCGGACAAAGCGAGATCGCACCTCCCGATCTGGCGGGCGAAACGGTGCTGGGGTTCGATGGCGGCCCGGCGCTCAGACGGGCCGCGACGCGACTGTGCGCCTGGACCGGGGCGCGGCTGGCCCGCGATTACGAGGGCACCACGCTGGACACTTTGCGCCAGATGGTCGCGGCGGGAATGGGAATTTCGCTGCTGCCCGCGCTTTATATCCGGTCCGAGGTGCTGCGCGAACAGCTGGTGGTGGCGCGCCCGCTGGCCGAAGCGGTGCTGACCCGCAATATCACAATGGTCTGGCGCCGCGATGCACCGCGCAGACAAAGCTACACCGCCATCGCCGCGCGTTTTCGCGAAAGCCTCAGTCCCTGGCACAGCGGCTGA
- a CDS encoding sulfate/molybdate ABC transporter ATP-binding protein has product MAIEIAQLRKSFGRNEVLKGIDIAVEDKELIALLGPSGSGKTTLLRIIAGLDWPDSGRLEVDGTAWLSIAARDRRIGFVFQHYALFPHMSVRDNIAFGMTVRPRAERPGKAVIARKVSELLQFLQIPHLADRLPGQLSGGQRQRVALGRALAIDPRVLLLDEPFGALDAAVRRDLRSWLRSVHDASETTTIFVTHDQDEAFELADRVVIMGEGRIEQIGTADQIHDHPASPFVARFMGATIELPVRIAAGRATAPGIDAARLERRALPDGAATLFVRPADLTPVPDPAGLWRVKQVTSTGAVLRPVLTGPEGQEIAVEILRRTAPGLLAGQSVTLRVETGTIFTETPPGQRGQAGQSSEIKEIPLKEKQK; this is encoded by the coding sequence ATGGCCATTGAAATCGCCCAGCTGCGCAAAAGCTTTGGCCGCAATGAGGTGCTGAAAGGCATCGACATCGCGGTCGAGGATAAAGAGCTGATCGCCCTGCTCGGCCCGTCGGGCTCGGGCAAGACCACGCTGTTGCGCATCATCGCGGGTCTCGACTGGCCCGATTCCGGCCGGCTTGAGGTCGATGGGACCGCCTGGCTGTCGATCGCTGCCCGCGACCGTCGCATCGGTTTCGTCTTTCAGCATTATGCATTGTTCCCGCATATGTCGGTGCGCGACAATATTGCCTTCGGGATGACGGTCCGGCCCAGGGCCGAACGCCCTGGCAAGGCGGTGATTGCGCGCAAAGTCTCGGAACTTCTGCAATTTTTGCAGATCCCGCATCTGGCGGACCGGCTTCCCGGCCAGCTCTCGGGCGGGCAACGCCAGCGGGTCGCGCTTGGCCGGGCGCTGGCCATCGACCCCCGCGTCCTCTTGCTCGATGAGCCCTTCGGCGCGCTGGATGCCGCCGTGCGCCGCGATCTGCGGTCCTGGCTGCGGTCTGTGCATGATGCATCTGAGACCACGACGATTTTCGTCACCCATGACCAGGACGAGGCGTTCGAGCTTGCCGACCGGGTGGTGATCATGGGCGAAGGCCGGATCGAACAGATCGGTACCGCCGACCAGATCCATGACCACCCCGCCTCGCCTTTCGTGGCGCGGTTCATGGGCGCAACTATCGAATTGCCGGTGCGGATTGCTGCGGGCCGCGCGACGGCACCCGGGATCGACGCTGCCCGGCTTGAACGCCGCGCTTTGCCCGACGGAGCCGCCACGCTGTTCGTGCGCCCCGCCGATCTGACGCCGGTGCCCGACCCTGCCGGGCTGTGGCGTGTGAAACAGGTGACCTCGACCGGTGCCGTGCTGCGCCCGGTGCTGACCGGGCCTGAAGGCCAGGAGATCGCGGTCGAGATCCTGCGCCGCACGGCACCGGGCCTCTTGGCGGGGCAAAGCGTCACGCTGCGGGTCGAGACCGGCACCATTTTTACCGAAACGCCTCCCGGCCAGCGCGGCCAGGCAGGGCAATCCTCTGAAATCAAAGAAATTCCCCTGAAGGAGAAACAGAAATGA